Genomic segment of Sebastes umbrosus isolate fSebUmb1 chromosome 19, fSebUmb1.pri, whole genome shotgun sequence:
GCTTTGGCTCTGTATTACATCCAGTTTAGAAAAAATCCGATTCCTCTTCCGTGTGCTTTGACGTCACGTCTCACTTGATTTTGGTAACAGTCTTGTAGTTCTTGATCAGTATTTCCAGCAGTTTGTATCTCCAGTTAAGCTCGTCTCCAACCCGACGCAACTCATGTGCGCAGTG
This window contains:
- the pmaip1 gene encoding phorbol-12-myristate-13-acetate-induced protein 1 → MARHDLSATIDHCAHELRRVGDELNWRYKLLEILIKNYKTVTKIK